One Peribacillus simplex NBRC 15720 = DSM 1321 genomic region harbors:
- a CDS encoding DegT/DnrJ/EryC1/StrS family aminotransferase yields the protein MENKRLYLSPPHMSGNEQMYISQAFETNWIAPLGPNVKALEEEFAKYAGTNGALAVSSGTAAIHLALQVLGVTNGDTVFCSSLTFIASANPIIYQGAKPVFIDSEPDTWNMSPKALELALEYARKKREIPKAVILVHLFGQSAKVDEIKSICGKYKVALIEDAAESLGGTYKGKQTGAFGDIGIYSFNGNKIITTSGGGMLVSNNEEFLHKALFLSTQARDPALHYQHSSIGYNYRLSNILAGIGRAQLEVLDERVKVRREIFDRYKKSLGNIPGITFMPELKDTLGNRWLTALTIDDKITGVRNRDVIKALEAGNIESRPVWKPLHLQPVFKDAAFFTESGDKGISSMLFEQGLCLPSGSGMTFEDQERVVEIVKEVLEPSKIAR from the coding sequence ATGGAGAATAAAAGATTGTATCTTTCGCCTCCTCATATGAGTGGGAATGAACAAATGTACATTAGCCAAGCGTTCGAGACAAATTGGATAGCGCCACTAGGACCGAACGTAAAAGCTTTGGAAGAAGAATTTGCCAAATATGCAGGCACTAATGGGGCATTGGCAGTAAGTTCAGGAACTGCGGCCATTCATTTGGCATTGCAAGTATTGGGAGTCACCAATGGTGATACTGTATTTTGTTCTTCATTAACTTTTATAGCCAGTGCAAATCCTATCATCTATCAAGGGGCGAAGCCTGTTTTTATAGATTCCGAACCTGATACATGGAATATGTCACCTAAGGCATTGGAACTGGCTTTGGAATACGCTAGAAAAAAGCGGGAAATTCCAAAAGCTGTCATTTTGGTCCATCTATTTGGACAGAGTGCAAAGGTAGATGAGATCAAGAGCATTTGCGGGAAATATAAGGTTGCTTTAATAGAGGATGCGGCAGAATCCCTTGGTGGTACATACAAGGGGAAGCAAACAGGAGCGTTTGGTGATATAGGGATTTATTCGTTTAATGGAAATAAAATCATAACAACTTCAGGTGGGGGCATGCTGGTTTCAAATAACGAGGAATTTTTACATAAGGCTCTCTTTCTATCTACACAAGCACGTGATCCAGCGCTTCACTATCAGCATAGTTCGATTGGATATAACTATCGTTTAAGCAATATTCTAGCTGGAATCGGTCGTGCCCAATTAGAAGTATTGGATGAGCGTGTAAAAGTTCGGAGAGAAATTTTTGATCGGTATAAAAAATCGTTGGGAAACATACCTGGCATTACCTTTATGCCTGAGTTAAAAGATACGCTGGGGAATCGCTGGCTTACGGCTTTAACAATAGACGACAAAATCACTGGAGTACGAAACAGAGACGTGATTAAAGCGTTAGAAGCAGGAAATATTGAGTCAAGACCAGTATGGAAACCATTACATTTACAGCCTGTCTTTAAGGATGCAGCATTTTTTACAGAAAGCGGCGATAAAGGCATTTCAAGTATGTTATTTGAACAAGGTTTATGTTTGCCGTCCGGTTCCGGCATGACATTTGAAGATCAAGAGCGGGTCGTGGAAATTGTAAAGGAAGTACTTGAACCGTCCAAAATAGCCCGATGA
- a CDS encoding acetyltransferase has translation MKKIVIIGAGGHSKVVQDIVEAMGEYRLMAILDDQYEVLKRKGNVYFGPILSYRSLFIHFECKVIIAIGRNDLRLKIVNELNLDVMDYGTVIHPTAIVGKNVSIGKGTVIMPNVVLNAGASVGNHVIVNTSSVIEHDTHLDDFIHIAPSATLTGAVKVGTGTLIGAGSTVIPSITIGEWCKVGAGSTVIKDIPNASTAVGSPARIIK, from the coding sequence TTGAAGAAAATCGTTATTATCGGTGCAGGAGGGCACTCAAAAGTTGTTCAAGATATTGTTGAAGCAATGGGTGAATATCGGCTCATGGCTATTTTAGATGATCAATACGAAGTGCTGAAAAGAAAGGGAAATGTATATTTTGGCCCCATCTTAAGCTATAGAAGCTTGTTTATTCATTTTGAATGTAAGGTAATTATTGCGATAGGCAGGAACGATTTAAGATTAAAAATCGTAAACGAGCTGAATCTAGATGTAATGGATTATGGGACAGTCATTCACCCCACTGCTATAGTGGGTAAAAATGTCTCGATAGGTAAAGGAACGGTCATTATGCCTAATGTCGTCTTGAACGCTGGCGCAAGCGTGGGGAATCACGTAATTGTTAACACGTCGTCAGTCATTGAGCATGATACCCATCTTGATGACTTTATCCATATAGCACCAAGTGCAACCCTGACAGGAGCTGTCAAGGTTGGAACTGGTACCTTGATAGGAGCTGGATCTACGGTCATACCAAGCATAACGATAGGGGAATGGTGTAAGGTTGGGGCCGGGTCAACCGTTATTAAAGACATTCCTAACGCATCTACGGCTGTGGGGTCCCCAGCCAGGATAATAAAATAA
- a CDS encoding sugar transferase, whose amino-acid sequence MKRAFELLISCLALISSSLLMLLIVILIRLKLGSPVIFKQERPGLDGKPFYLYKFRTMTDEKDEKGDLVPDEKRLTGFGKLLRKLSLDELPQLFNVMKGDVSFVGPRPLLMEYLPLYNSEQARRHDVRPGMTGWAQVNGRNAISWEKKFELDVWYVENQSFLLDMKIVYLTLIKVCKQEAITQEGHVTTQKFVG is encoded by the coding sequence ATGAAACGGGCTTTTGAATTATTGATATCTTGTTTGGCACTCATATCCAGTTCACTTCTTATGCTGCTTATCGTCATCCTCATCCGTTTGAAATTAGGTTCACCTGTCATTTTTAAGCAGGAGCGCCCAGGCCTTGATGGCAAACCATTTTATTTGTATAAGTTCAGAACGATGACAGATGAAAAAGATGAAAAAGGGGATTTGGTTCCTGATGAGAAGAGATTAACCGGTTTTGGGAAATTACTTAGAAAATTAAGTTTAGATGAATTACCTCAATTATTTAATGTCATGAAAGGCGATGTTAGTTTTGTAGGCCCACGGCCATTATTAATGGAATATCTCCCATTATATAATTCCGAACAAGCAAGGAGGCATGATGTCCGTCCAGGAATGACGGGTTGGGCACAAGTTAATGGACGTAATGCAATCTCGTGGGAGAAAAAATTTGAGCTTGATGTCTGGTACGTAGAAAATCAATCCTTTTTATTGGATATGAAGATCGTATACCTTACCTTGATTAAGGTATGTAAACAAGAAGCCATTACCCAAGAAGGACATGTAACAACCCAAAAATTTGTTGGATAA
- a CDS encoding tyrosine-protein phosphatase → MIDIHSHILPKMDDGAGDIQESIEMARKAIDQGISNIIATPHYNKGIYENDKEKVLNETAKLNQVLDDLDIPLKVWPGQEIRISDELSDDYDNNEIMGLNGSQYILLELPSNHVPRYTERLIYDLQMKRMTPIIAHPERNLEIIKNPQLLKELIWKGAYSQITAGSITGKFGWRTKRFSKRLVQSGLTHFIASDAHNVGNRGFQIREAHKLIEKNFGQEIVDAFNENAENVLYGLKVKELLFD, encoded by the coding sequence ATGATTGATATTCATAGTCATATTTTACCGAAGATGGATGATGGAGCTGGAGATATCCAGGAAAGTATAGAAATGGCGAGAAAAGCTATAGATCAAGGAATTTCAAACATCATAGCAACCCCTCATTATAATAAGGGGATATATGAAAATGATAAGGAAAAAGTCTTGAATGAAACTGCAAAATTAAACCAAGTGCTAGATGATCTGGATATCCCGCTAAAAGTATGGCCTGGACAGGAAATAAGGATATCCGATGAACTTTCAGATGATTATGATAATAATGAAATCATGGGCTTGAATGGTTCGCAGTACATCCTTCTCGAACTACCTTCAAACCATGTGCCAAGGTATACGGAACGATTAATTTATGATCTGCAAATGAAAAGGATGACACCGATCATTGCTCATCCAGAGCGGAATTTGGAAATAATAAAAAATCCGCAACTTCTAAAAGAACTAATTTGGAAGGGGGCGTATTCACAAATAACAGCAGGAAGCATCACGGGTAAATTCGGATGGAGAACAAAAAGGTTTTCCAAACGTTTAGTTCAATCAGGTCTTACTCATTTTATTGCTTCAGATGCTCATAATGTTGGAAACAGAGGTTTTCAGATAAGGGAAGCACATAAGTTGATTGAAAAGAACTTCGGACAAGAAATAGTCGACGCCTTTAATGAAAATGCCGAGAATGTTTTGTACGGGTTGAAAGTTAAGGAACTCTTGTTTGACTAA
- a CDS encoding CpsD/CapB family tyrosine-protein kinase yields the protein MTEIKKRSSISMWKSKSPVVEQYRTIRTNLQFSAVEKDIRSMIFTSANAGEGKSTTSINVAAVFAQQGKRILIIDADLRKPSVHTNFNMENYMGLTNIISKQNQLLDAVQPTIYPNLDVLTSGPIPPNPSELLGSNGMVAVLDEAKLNYDLVILDTPPVNAVTDAQVLANMTDGVVLVVSSGSTEIQQAKRAKELLEKANAKLLGAILNKKKQKHPDEYYYYGK from the coding sequence ATGACGGAGATAAAAAAAAGAAGCAGTATTTCTATGTGGAAATCGAAGTCACCGGTTGTGGAGCAATATAGGACGATTCGAACGAATCTTCAATTTTCCGCTGTGGAAAAAGACATAAGGTCGATGATTTTCACCTCTGCAAATGCAGGTGAAGGAAAATCAACCACTTCAATCAATGTTGCAGCAGTTTTTGCACAGCAAGGGAAACGCATTCTCATCATAGATGCAGATTTGAGAAAGCCGAGTGTTCATACTAACTTTAATATGGAGAACTACATGGGGTTAACGAATATCATATCAAAGCAAAATCAATTACTTGATGCTGTACAACCTACCATTTATCCCAATTTAGATGTGTTGACTAGTGGACCCATCCCTCCAAATCCATCGGAGTTGCTTGGGTCAAACGGAATGGTGGCAGTATTGGATGAAGCAAAGTTGAATTATGATTTAGTAATTCTGGACACACCGCCTGTTAATGCAGTTACAGATGCTCAAGTACTAGCGAATATGACAGACGGCGTTGTTTTGGTGGTCAGCAGTGGAAGCACTGAAATACAGCAAGCAAAAAGAGCGAAAGAATTACTTGAAAAGGCAAATGCAAAGCTTTTGGGCGCAATCCTAAATAAGAAAAAACAAAAGCATCCTGACGAATATTACTACTACGGTAAATGA
- a CDS encoding YveK family protein — protein MVKKRIGLIIIITTLITAMTGIVSFFILSPVYQASTQILVNQSKEKSELYNVGEIQTNIQLIETYSEIIKSPMMLEKVKERLNLKISNSALSEQIKIVSNGNSQIFTIKVEGDDPKFAVSVASAITDIFQDEIKALMNVDNVNVLSKATIGDNSSPIKPNPISNTIIACFAGVIISLVLTFMIEFFDKTIKVESDIEEHLKIPMLGIVNLMENKKKRKL, from the coding sequence ATGGTAAAAAAACGCATCGGGCTCATTATTATCATCACAACGCTTATAACGGCAATGACGGGAATCGTTAGCTTTTTTATTCTTTCACCTGTTTATCAAGCTTCTACACAAATCTTAGTCAATCAATCCAAAGAAAAGTCAGAACTTTACAATGTAGGTGAGATTCAAACCAATATTCAATTGATCGAAACGTACAGCGAGATCATCAAAAGTCCAATGATGTTAGAAAAAGTCAAAGAACGACTGAATCTTAAAATTTCAAATTCTGCATTATCGGAACAAATCAAAATCGTCAGTAATGGGAATTCACAAATATTTACCATTAAAGTTGAGGGTGATGACCCAAAATTTGCCGTTAGTGTCGCCAGTGCAATAACAGACATATTCCAAGATGAAATAAAAGCGCTTATGAATGTGGACAATGTCAATGTATTATCCAAAGCAACTATAGGAGATAATTCATCACCTATAAAACCGAATCCGATCTCGAATACGATCATTGCATGTTTTGCAGGGGTGATCATAAGTTTAGTTCTTACATTCATGATCGAATTTTTTGACAAAACAATCAAGGTTGAGTCTGATATTGAAGAGCATTTAAAGATCCCGATGCTAGGCATCGTAAATTTAATGGAAAATAAAAAAAAACGGAAACTATAA
- a CDS encoding nucleotide sugar dehydrogenase yields the protein MITAITQKRVQYSLQSALQRELKNKTAKVGVIGLGYVGLPTACHYASIGYKVTGFDVSVTKVESLKRGINYINDVDNVELTELINKKRFTATTDMKQLGEMHVLLICVPTPVNKLKEPDISYVRDVGKIVAEHVNEGTMVILESTTYPGTTEEYICTPLTERGYVIGENLFVAYSPERIDPGNKRFNLSNTPKIVGGMTETCTDLACKFIGPTAQRVNGIRVAELSKIFENTFRWINMALVNEMTVLCNELEIDIWETINAASSKPYGFMKFTPGIGVGGHCIPVDPYYLLYKAKEHGHRTKMIELAGDINDGMVHYSYTRILELLAANDKLMKHSHVVVLGATYKSDIGDLRESPVVRLLERLQNKVQNLTVIEPYAKEIKINELILPVEKYDADILQKADLVVIGTPHNCFDWKSVHDNASLIFDSKNVMEENGLLSVKVAKL from the coding sequence ATGATAACAGCGATAACTCAAAAAAGAGTTCAATACTCGCTGCAATCTGCTCTGCAAAGAGAATTAAAGAACAAGACGGCTAAAGTCGGAGTGATTGGATTGGGGTATGTTGGACTCCCAACAGCTTGTCATTATGCATCTATAGGTTATAAGGTGACCGGATTCGATGTTTCAGTAACAAAGGTCGAAAGTTTAAAGCGCGGAATCAATTATATCAATGATGTAGATAATGTCGAGCTTACCGAATTGATTAACAAAAAGCGATTTACAGCGACGACGGATATGAAGCAGCTTGGAGAGATGCATGTCCTTTTGATTTGTGTTCCTACCCCAGTTAATAAGTTGAAGGAACCTGATATCTCGTATGTGAGGGATGTAGGAAAGATTGTGGCTGAACATGTGAATGAAGGTACAATGGTTATTTTGGAAAGTACAACATATCCAGGAACGACAGAAGAATATATCTGTACACCATTAACGGAAAGGGGGTATGTGATCGGGGAGAACCTTTTTGTAGCTTATTCCCCGGAAAGAATAGATCCAGGAAATAAAAGGTTTAATTTAAGCAACACGCCAAAGATTGTCGGGGGGATGACGGAAACCTGTACAGATCTAGCGTGCAAGTTTATCGGACCGACAGCCCAACGTGTTAATGGGATCCGTGTTGCAGAATTAAGCAAAATCTTTGAGAACACTTTCCGATGGATTAACATGGCTTTGGTCAATGAAATGACGGTTCTATGCAATGAACTGGAAATTGATATATGGGAAACGATCAATGCGGCTTCCTCAAAACCATACGGGTTCATGAAATTCACCCCAGGCATTGGTGTCGGGGGGCATTGCATACCGGTCGATCCATACTACTTGCTCTATAAAGCAAAAGAACACGGTCATCGGACAAAAATGATTGAATTGGCTGGGGATATTAATGACGGAATGGTTCACTATTCTTATACGCGCATACTTGAACTGCTTGCAGCCAATGACAAGCTCATGAAACACTCACATGTTGTGGTTTTGGGGGCAACTTACAAAAGTGATATTGGCGATTTAAGGGAAAGCCCGGTCGTCCGCTTACTTGAACGATTACAAAACAAGGTCCAGAATCTAACCGTCATCGAACCCTATGCAAAAGAAATAAAAATCAATGAACTGATTCTACCGGTGGAAAAATATGATGCTGATATTCTTCAAAAAGCCGATTTAGTTGTCATTGGGACACCACACAATTGTTTTGACTGGAAAAGTGTCCATGATAATGCTTCATTAATATTCGATTCCAAAAATGTGATGGAGGAAAATGGACTGCTTTCTGTTAAGGTCGCAAAATTATAG
- a CDS encoding toxin Cry1Ac domain D-VI-related protein, translating to MNKAKDLLNKKEQAEKDLADAKNKVEDLFTDDKFDTLEGSTDQGAIDKAKDAVSKLPAGPEKERLEDLLNKAQDLLNKKEQAEKDLADAKNKVEDLFTDDKFDTLEGTTDQGAIDEAQEAVDKLPEGAEKDRLQDLLNKAQDLLDKDITAPNAPKLNEVTTNSKEVTGSGEPEANVTVTINSNKYTGVVGPDGKFKVAIPNQPVNTVITVTLTDTAGNVSESSSARVIQFMPSEPVKIDTVYKDAQTITGTAPEGATIVRLLVNGVALRTAPVNEVGTFSIYSRYVGVDENGNNITLQPGDIVTVDYGMRTPSNLQAHTTVIKEAEKLQVNPVAPNADYVTGKAPEGTMSLRLLVNGIAQRTVSLTQTGSGVINTDGSYQIYSRFIVDEHGVTRRLQAGDVIEVDNGTLVVGGDIAKTIVK from the coding sequence TTGAACAAAGCGAAAGATCTATTGAACAAAAAAGAACAAGCAGAAAAAGACCTAGCCGATGCGAAGAACAAAGTGGAAGATCTGTTCACGGACGATAAGTTCGATACATTGGAAGGAAGTACCGATCAAGGAGCGATTGATAAAGCAAAAGACGCGGTCAGCAAATTACCAGCCGGCCCTGAAAAAGAGCGCCTGGAAGATTTACTGAATAAAGCCCAAGATCTATTGAACAAAAAAGAACAAGCAGAAAAAGACCTAGCCGATGCGAAGAACAAAGTGGAAGATCTGTTCACGGACGATAAGTTCGATACATTGGAAGGAACGACGGATCAAGGGGCGATTGACGAAGCCCAAGAAGCGGTCGATAAGCTTCCTGAGGGTGCAGAAAAAGACCGTCTGCAAGACTTATTGAACAAAGCGCAAGATCTATTGGATAAAGATATAACGGCTCCAAATGCACCGAAACTAAATGAAGTTACAACAAACAGTAAAGAAGTAACAGGAAGCGGTGAACCTGAAGCAAATGTGACTGTCACCATTAATTCCAATAAATATACTGGAGTTGTAGGTCCAGACGGGAAATTCAAGGTTGCGATTCCAAACCAACCTGTCAATACGGTAATAACGGTCACCCTTACAGACACGGCAGGGAATGTCAGCGAAAGTTCATCTGCTAGGGTAATACAGTTTATGCCAAGTGAACCTGTAAAGATTGATACGGTGTACAAAGATGCACAAACTATAACGGGAACTGCACCTGAAGGGGCAACGATCGTACGCTTACTGGTAAATGGTGTAGCACTGCGTACGGCACCTGTAAATGAAGTTGGAACATTCAGTATATACAGCAGGTACGTAGGGGTGGACGAGAATGGAAATAATATAACCTTACAACCGGGCGATATCGTAACGGTTGACTACGGAATGCGGACTCCATCGAACTTACAAGCTCATACTACAGTAATCAAGGAAGCGGAGAAACTGCAGGTGAATCCTGTGGCACCTAATGCAGATTATGTTACGGGCAAAGCACCGGAGGGAACTATGAGTCTCCGTTTGCTAGTGAATGGAATAGCACAGAGAACGGTTTCCCTTACTCAAACGGGATCAGGAGTCATTAATACGGATGGAAGTTACCAAATTTACAGCCGGTTTATTGTGGATGAACATGGGGTTACTCGAAGATTGCAAGCAGGAGATGTCATTGAAGTTGACAATGGAACTCTAGTAGTTGGAGGAGATATAGCAAAAACAATTGTCAAATAA
- a CDS encoding toxin Cry1Ac domain D-VI-related protein, which yields MKKSKMLKPINVMTTSFLLASSLLMPSAGFAEELSTPKNKDSSNAQTSEVKTQEARTQTTETQSPGKAVSKMMANETVVNNFQELKVALEADNGITTIHLGRDIDISGAIKIHPAKSKIVIDGNYHTVTETGATGASGGIYANGNILSSVHVKNLYIYGKNYYGFITIHDVTKNVEQIYENVNYNGPQFIWNRNGNAIFKGVNDIYIQDNAVPGSSITHEMAETGSLEFDGETHISHNSGHALIWSISKEPQFKIAPNANVKIFTNKSGYGIFYATGGDGDFSIGANAKVEIDGKKGVTSSGKFKSFNVDAGADVQMNRSGTDSYPMISLYGPAQINNQANLHVTTEDGHALEVENKLSTIDFNNPKNVVLSSIKKQAINNLSTSLTMSMDTSMAKFWTSATGDPTNSYVGKSGGNLTWKAMYRYNVAQSISSSNPENFIIEFTKTKKIELGKNDGGQAEKDLADAKNKVEDLFTDDKFDTLKGNTDQGAIDKAKDAVNKLPAGPEKERLEDLLNKAQDLLNKKEQAEKDLNDAKNKVEDLFTDDKFDTLKGSTDQGAIDKAKDAVNKLPAGPEKERLEDLLNKAQDLLNKKEQAEKDLNDAKNKVEDLFTDDKFDTLKGSTDQGAIDKAKDAVNKLPAGPEKERLEDLLNKAQDLLNKKEQAEKDLNDAKNKVEDLFTDDKFDTLEGTTDQGAIDEAQEAVDNFLRVQKKTVCKTY from the coding sequence ATGAAGAAAAGTAAAATGTTAAAACCTATTAACGTTATGACAACATCCTTTCTTTTAGCAAGTTCTCTATTAATGCCAAGTGCAGGATTTGCCGAAGAACTATCCACACCAAAGAATAAGGATAGTTCGAATGCACAAACATCCGAGGTAAAAACTCAAGAAGCGCGTACACAAACAACTGAAACACAATCACCAGGGAAAGCAGTTTCAAAAATGATGGCAAACGAAACGGTCGTTAACAATTTTCAGGAGCTAAAGGTTGCTTTAGAGGCAGATAACGGAATAACGACGATTCATCTAGGGAGAGATATAGACATAAGCGGAGCGATTAAAATTCACCCGGCAAAATCAAAAATTGTGATTGATGGAAATTACCATACAGTAACGGAGACAGGAGCGACAGGAGCATCAGGTGGTATCTATGCCAACGGAAATATATTAAGCAGTGTCCATGTAAAGAACCTGTATATTTATGGAAAGAACTATTATGGTTTCATTACAATACATGATGTAACAAAAAATGTAGAGCAAATATACGAAAATGTAAATTACAATGGACCTCAATTTATCTGGAACCGTAACGGGAACGCAATTTTCAAAGGAGTAAACGACATTTATATTCAGGATAATGCAGTACCAGGCTCATCAATAACCCACGAGATGGCAGAAACTGGAAGTTTAGAATTTGATGGTGAAACTCATATTAGCCATAATAGTGGCCATGCTCTTATTTGGTCGATTTCAAAAGAACCTCAATTTAAGATCGCACCAAATGCGAATGTGAAAATTTTTACAAATAAGAGTGGGTATGGAATATTTTATGCAACAGGCGGCGATGGAGATTTTTCCATTGGAGCTAATGCAAAGGTAGAGATCGATGGAAAAAAAGGAGTTACAAGCTCTGGAAAGTTTAAGTCATTTAACGTGGATGCCGGTGCAGATGTACAGATGAATAGATCTGGTACGGATTCATACCCAATGATCTCGCTTTATGGACCAGCACAGATCAATAATCAAGCTAATCTCCATGTCACTACAGAAGACGGTCACGCTTTGGAAGTGGAAAATAAACTATCCACAATTGATTTTAACAACCCAAAGAATGTTGTATTGTCCTCAATTAAGAAACAGGCGATAAATAATTTAAGTACCTCCCTAACGATGAGTATGGATACAAGTATGGCAAAGTTTTGGACAAGTGCGACAGGCGATCCTACAAATAGCTATGTTGGCAAATCCGGTGGCAATCTTACTTGGAAAGCTATGTATCGTTATAACGTAGCTCAATCAATTAGTAGTAGTAATCCAGAGAATTTCATTATTGAATTTACTAAAACAAAAAAGATTGAATTAGGAAAAAATGATGGCGGGCAAGCAGAAAAAGACCTAGCAGATGCGAAGAACAAAGTGGAAGATCTATTCACGGATGACAAGTTCGACACATTGAAGGGAAATACCGATCAAGGAGCGATTGATAAAGCAAAAGATGCGGTCAACAAATTACCAGCCGGCCCTGAAAAAGAGCGTCTGGAAGATTTACTGAACAAAGCCCAAGATCTATTGAACAAGAAAGAACAAGCAGAAAAAGACTTGAACGATGCGAAGAACAAAGTGGAAGATCTGTTCACGGATGACAAGTTCGACACATTGAAAGGAAGTACCGATCAAGGAGCGATTGATAAAGCAAAAGATGCGGTCAACAAATTACCAGCCGGCCCTGAAAAAGAGCGTCTGGAAGATTTACTGAACAAAGCCCAAGATCTATTGAACAAGAAAGAACAAGCAGAAAAAGACTTGAACGATGCGAAGAACAAAGTGGAAGATCTGTTCACGGATGACAAGTTCGACACATTGAAAGGAAGTACCGATCAAGGAGCGATTGATAAAGCAAAAGATGCGGTCAACAAATTACCAGCCGGCCCTGAAAAAGAGCGTCTGGAAGATTTACTGAATAAAGCCCAAGATTTATTGAATAAGAAAGAACAAGCAGAAAAGGACCTGAACGATGCGAAGAACAAAGTGGAAGATCTGTTCACGGACGATAAGTTCGATACATTGGAAGGAACGACGGATCAAGGGGCGATTGACGAAGCCCAAGAAGCGGTCGATAACTTCCTGAGGGTGCAGAAAAAGACCGTCTGCAAGACTTATTGA